TCTTCATGGCCGCATCGGCTTCCAGCATCGTCGAATCGACGGCTACGGTCTTGCCCGAGAGCAGCTTCTGCTCGGCGGCCAGCTTCAACACAAACACGAACACCGCTTCATGGACGGAGAGCGGCAGCCGATCATGAATCCGCGACAAGCTGGAATGGTCGGGCGTCTCCTGCTGGGCCGGCACGCCCAGAAATTCCGCCAGCGAGCGGCTGTCGCTGCATCGCCAGGCAATGCCGCGTTGGGAACTGATGCCCTCGAAGTAGCCCACCAGGATCATGCGAAAGTACACACCAGGCGGGATTGAGTCGCGGCCGCGGTCGGAAGAGTAGTAAGGCGCGCACAGCGCTTCCAACCACTCGTCGAAGCCGGCCTCAGCCAGCAACTTGTTGAGCTTCTTGTAGAACGGATGGCCAGGGGATTTGGGCAACTCCGTCGTCGCAACCCATACGGCCTGCTGTTCGCGCTTGCGTTTGCCGAGTGCCATGAGAATGCATCCATGCCGTGAAACCAACAACCCGCCGCCACAATACCATCCTCGTCAAGCACAGAAATTCAACAGCCTTCTAGTATTACTCCGTTAACTGATCTTGGCTGATTGCGCTGCTTCGTTCAAGATCGGTGCATGGATGCACGGAAGCTGAGCAAGCTGCGGAGGGATTTGGCGGCGTTCCTGGACGCTGTCGTCGGGACCATGGGCGATGCGCGACGCCGGCGTTGGTGCGGGACGTATGTCCGTGGCGTGCTGCTGGATGGTCAACGCAAGAGCATCGAGCCGATGTCCGTTCGATTGAAGAAGATCGAGGAAGGCGAAGAAGACTACGAACAGGCGCTACAACAGTTTATCAATCAAAGCCCTTGGGACGAGCAAGCGGTGCTCGATAGCTTGCAGGTCTGGGTGGGGCGACAATTCGGCGGGGAAGGCTATCTGATCCTCGATGATACGGGGTTTCCCAAGCAGGGGCAGCACTCGGTCGGTGTGGCTCGGCAGTACACGGGTACGTTGGGGAAGGTGGCCAGTTGTCAGGTCGCCGTCACACTCCAGTTGGCGACTCAGCGTGAAGTGCTCGGACTGGACGCCCGCTTGTATCTTCCCCAAGCCTGGGC
This genomic interval from Pirellulales bacterium contains the following:
- a CDS encoding transposase, whose translation is MALGKRKREQQAVWVATTELPKSPGHPFYKKLNKLLAEAGFDEWLEALCAPYYSSDRGRDSIPPGVYFRMILVGYFEGISSQRGIAWRCSDSRSLAEFLGVPAQQETPDHSSLSRIHDRLPLSVHEAVFVFVLKLAAEQKLLSGKTVAVDSTMLEADAAMK